One segment of Ignavibacteria bacterium DNA contains the following:
- a CDS encoding metallophosphoesterase, which produces MRLIGPILVASVLLLANCASPQPPLRRFTTSIPQRSPLTIAVIGDQQRTSEMEVWREQNTIHADLIREVVQSRPDALILLGDQVFTGSSSEDWRFFDRIMVPVLKARIPTFPIFGNHEYIGVDEVAYSNMASRFRITRSTWYSMIMDSIGFVMLNTNFDEFSRDTAVKQLRWFKTHMRQLTENPAVRCIVVCGHHPPFTNSAIVPDEHILQQYFVPLFERSPKSRLWLSGHSHAYEHFRHRTVHYVVSGGGGGPRHLLYLEKNLRRHDDLYPGPMIRPFHFLTIQRDQSELCVTMTPLSGQESPQESFMIGPLVDAER; this is translated from the coding sequence GTGCGACTGATCGGACCGATCTTGGTTGCCTCTGTCTTGCTACTTGCCAATTGTGCATCTCCGCAACCGCCTCTTCGTAGGTTTACCACATCGATACCGCAGCGATCGCCCCTTACCATTGCTGTGATCGGAGATCAGCAGCGTACGAGCGAGATGGAAGTATGGAGGGAGCAGAACACGATCCATGCAGATCTTATCCGCGAAGTCGTGCAGTCGAGACCAGATGCATTGATCCTCTTGGGAGACCAAGTATTCACCGGCTCATCGTCAGAGGATTGGCGGTTCTTTGACCGGATAATGGTGCCCGTGCTGAAGGCAAGGATCCCAACCTTCCCCATCTTCGGCAATCATGAATACATTGGTGTGGATGAGGTTGCATATTCAAACATGGCTTCGCGGTTCCGTATCACACGTTCAACGTGGTATTCGATGATCATGGACTCGATAGGGTTCGTGATGCTTAACACCAACTTCGATGAGTTCAGTAGAGATACGGCTGTCAAACAACTTCGGTGGTTCAAGACACATATGCGGCAGCTCACGGAGAATCCTGCCGTGCGTTGTATCGTTGTGTGCGGACATCATCCACCTTTTACGAATTCCGCCATCGTTCCTGATGAACATATCCTGCAGCAGTACTTCGTGCCGCTCTTTGAGCGCTCCCCCAAGTCGCGATTGTGGTTGAGCGGGCACTCTCATGCATACGAACACTTCCGTCACCGCACTGTTCACTACGTTGTATCGGGAGGGGGCGGCGGACCACGCCACCTTCTTTATCTCGAGAAGAATCTCCGTCGCCATGATGATCTGTATCCTGGTCCAATGATACGTCCGTTCCACTTCCTCACGATCCAACGGGATCAGAGTGAGCTGTGTGTAACGATGACGCCACTCTCTGGACAAGAATCTCCCCAAGAGTCCTTCATGATCGGACCGCTAGTGGATGCGGAACGATGA
- a CDS encoding fructose-6-phosphate aldolase, whose product MQLYVDSANLKEIQHAASLGFISGVTTNPSLLAKEDPNTNMRELLLDIHKSVGGHTSVEVISTDTDGMLREADEILSWFPEATIKIPFIPAGLAAVRKLADQDIPTNVTLLFTANQALIAANAGATYVSLFLGRLDDIGTDSMQAVHDTCEIWETQGFESLIIAASIRTPIHMLECAKAGAHIATVPYKVLMQSMKHPLTDAGLEAFLKDAKKVTM is encoded by the coding sequence ATGCAACTGTACGTAGACAGCGCAAATCTTAAAGAGATCCAGCACGCCGCATCCCTCGGCTTCATCAGCGGAGTAACGACGAATCCGTCGCTCCTAGCGAAAGAAGATCCGAACACGAACATGCGTGAACTGCTGCTCGACATTCACAAGAGTGTTGGCGGACACACCAGCGTTGAGGTCATCAGCACCGATACTGACGGCATGCTCCGTGAGGCAGACGAGATCCTTTCGTGGTTCCCTGAAGCAACGATCAAGATCCCGTTCATCCCTGCCGGACTTGCCGCTGTTCGCAAGCTTGCCGATCAGGACATCCCAACGAATGTGACCTTGCTCTTCACTGCCAATCAGGCGCTGATCGCAGCCAATGCCGGCGCAACGTATGTGAGTCTCTTCCTGGGTCGGTTGGACGACATCGGAACAGACTCCATGCAGGCTGTCCACGACACCTGCGAGATCTGGGAAACGCAGGGATTTGAATCGCTTATCATCGCAGCTTCGATCAGAACACCGATCCATATGCTCGAATGCGCCAAGGCCGGTGCTCACATCGCAACCGTTCCATACAAGGTGCTCATGCAATCGATGAAACACCCGCTCACCGATGCCGGTCTCGAGGCGTTTCTCAAGGACGCAAAAAAGGTCACGATGTGA
- a CDS encoding TetR/AcrR family transcriptional regulator yields the protein MPAIVDKAAKRSDIVRHAADVFARTGYHETKMQDIATEADIGKGTIYEYFRAKEQLFLAVYDLWMSDYESLILQRVEASPDAMSKVDAIRDSAVEFYASRAEQAPLLLEFWAHALRTDNPAFLERITRTRTFLRDLGIKLTRELVDAGWFTDVDARAFADLEAGISDGIFLAWVLEGRSFPLDKAFTFRQSVIGLGLLAPDARALLTEKLGSKLKRGL from the coding sequence ATGCCCGCTATCGTCGATAAAGCCGCCAAACGTTCCGATATCGTCCGTCACGCAGCCGATGTCTTTGCCCGCACGGGATATCACGAAACAAAGATGCAGGACATCGCCACTGAGGCAGATATCGGCAAGGGTACCATCTACGAATACTTCCGTGCAAAGGAACAGCTCTTCCTTGCGGTGTACGATCTGTGGATGAGTGATTATGAAAGCCTGATCCTCCAGCGCGTTGAAGCATCTCCGGATGCTATGAGCAAGGTGGACGCTATACGCGACAGTGCGGTTGAATTCTACGCATCACGTGCCGAGCAAGCACCACTCTTACTGGAGTTTTGGGCTCATGCACTCCGCACTGACAATCCTGCGTTCCTGGAACGCATAACACGCACACGGACCTTTTTGCGCGACCTTGGCATCAAGCTTACACGCGAGCTCGTGGACGCAGGCTGGTTCACAGACGTGGATGCACGTGCATTCGCAGATCTCGAAGCCGGCATAAGCGACGGTATCTTCCTTGCGTGGGTTCTCGAAGGCCGGTCCTTCCCGCTCGACAAAGCCTTTACGTTCCGCCAGAGCGTGATCGGCCTTGGTCTTCTTGCACCGGATGCACGCGCCTTGCTAACGGAGAAGCTGGGAAGCAAGCTCAAGCGAGGACTCTAG
- a CDS encoding DUF4397 domain-containing protein, with protein MRAISFLLFTTLLLAGCASEDPNIVDPPPGSRRIVVRLFNMIPDGATRKLILEQGYQSTEVGQFRFSDSVRSPGDSSFVEIVKAGATEFRTPQRVRFIQNAVYDVFTISKIGQPTVFDSVLIVNANNALTTLPVAQVRVVNLIADTNRTFDVRVGCPNGTPLTATPVPFKLASLYSEVYPGLAVFSISETKNGVVNVIGTYQCILGERKAYSIIIYRDATSTDAYFLFIEENDLTSNAERAFIPVETRTADIRVLNLSTSNVDVSLTNTGQSLVKGLGTSSISSITTAPTCEGERADVFAATYSDGRSATDSTSMTVRGKYTVIAVDSGGSGQIVIAPTIQRPFGAIGKSVIRVVNASARSRSIVVSLGARSDALAPNGIAAGSTIARDIVFDSLSAPTAVEPGLLPLTVTTSSTPTNIIDVTRATVAPDKNYDLVIYDDGSRIRTMLVEEEESSSTMQPLPDGAFGRFINGSNRQVSIPIQIGLVLPSGSVYYGNALATTFPVGIVPYNINGVPGSFTTDASMRSLLIYANGNGTPNVIDVTTPPLTPVYGQTSRRVVNATEDVRMISVCIDSIPKISGDGDHLARDVSYGMASAASVTNLDRRGTYYVYDAETRTQLYTLPVQLAPLGNNYTFVVVGRQDGGYEVIVSQEF; from the coding sequence ATGCGAGCAATTTCTTTTCTGCTGTTCACCACCCTCTTACTGGCCGGATGTGCCAGTGAAGACCCGAATATCGTTGATCCGCCCCCTGGGAGCCGGCGCATCGTTGTTCGGCTTTTCAACATGATCCCCGACGGAGCAACCCGAAAATTGATCCTCGAGCAGGGGTATCAGAGCACAGAGGTGGGTCAGTTCCGGTTCAGCGACTCTGTTCGGTCGCCCGGTGATTCCAGTTTCGTAGAGATCGTTAAAGCCGGTGCCACTGAGTTCCGAACGCCACAACGCGTGAGGTTCATTCAGAATGCGGTCTACGATGTGTTTACAATCTCCAAGATCGGTCAACCGACAGTATTCGATTCGGTTCTGATCGTGAACGCCAACAATGCACTCACAACGTTACCAGTTGCACAAGTGCGGGTTGTGAATCTTATCGCCGATACCAACCGGACGTTCGACGTTCGAGTTGGGTGCCCGAATGGAACGCCACTCACGGCAACTCCGGTGCCGTTCAAGCTTGCCTCGCTGTATTCTGAAGTCTATCCCGGACTCGCAGTCTTCTCGATCTCAGAAACAAAGAACGGCGTTGTGAATGTCATCGGAACGTATCAATGTATTCTTGGTGAGCGCAAGGCCTACAGCATCATCATTTACCGCGATGCTACATCAACAGATGCCTACTTCCTCTTCATTGAAGAGAACGACCTCACATCAAATGCCGAGCGAGCATTCATTCCGGTAGAGACGCGCACAGCTGATATCCGCGTTCTCAACCTTTCTACATCAAATGTTGATGTGAGTCTTACAAACACTGGACAATCGCTCGTTAAGGGGCTAGGCACATCGTCCATCAGCTCCATCACCACGGCGCCCACATGTGAAGGAGAGCGAGCCGATGTCTTTGCAGCAACCTATTCTGACGGGCGGTCTGCCACAGACAGCACGTCGATGACGGTCCGGGGTAAATACACCGTCATCGCTGTTGATTCAGGCGGCTCCGGACAGATCGTCATTGCACCAACCATTCAGCGTCCGTTCGGCGCTATCGGTAAGTCCGTGATCCGAGTTGTGAACGCCTCTGCACGATCACGATCGATCGTTGTCTCGCTCGGCGCACGTAGTGATGCTCTCGCACCGAATGGTATCGCTGCCGGGTCAACGATCGCCCGGGATATCGTGTTTGACAGTCTTTCTGCTCCAACGGCCGTTGAACCCGGACTTCTTCCGCTCACGGTAACGACATCATCAACACCTACGAACATCATCGACGTAACGCGAGCAACGGTTGCGCCGGACAAGAACTATGATCTGGTGATCTATGATGACGGATCGCGGATCCGCACCATGCTGGTTGAGGAGGAAGAATCGAGTTCTACGATGCAACCCCTGCCTGATGGTGCGTTCGGGCGTTTCATTAATGGCTCCAATCGGCAGGTTTCGATACCGATCCAGATCGGTCTCGTTCTGCCATCGGGTTCGGTCTATTATGGGAACGCACTCGCAACAACATTCCCGGTAGGTATAGTCCCATACAATATCAATGGTGTTCCGGGGAGCTTCACAACTGATGCCAGTATGAGATCGTTATTGATCTATGCCAATGGCAACGGAACACCCAACGTTATTGATGTTACCACTCCGCCCCTTACCCCCGTATATGGTCAAACAAGTAGACGTGTTGTGAATGCAACAGAGGATGTGCGAATGATATCGGTTTGTATCGACTCGATACCGAAGATCAGCGGCGATGGAGATCACCTTGCCAGGGATGTTTCGTATGGCATGGCCTCGGCGGCTTCTGTCACGAATCTAGACCGTCGCGGCACATACTATGTATACGATGCAGAGACACGTACCCAGCTTTACACACTTCCGGTTCAATTAGCACCGCTCGGCAACAACTATACGTTCGTTGTTGTGGGGCGACAGGATGGCGGATACGAAGTGATCGTATCACAAGAGTTCTAG
- a CDS encoding T9SS type A sorting domain-containing protein, protein MQIPIARTIVVRSFAVLGILLWSAASLFAQNEITVPQNTEIAVGQRLTVAVIGTLDVGGSIEVTFRYDPSVMRIVGANGGDGYGLRCFPLDVLENSVESASSAVFTVLCPFSVSIANDTLVTLEIEGVGGEDTVGFLRTDRVVANGLELTNVAFNTGTVIRTGGVTARQVVKEGITGNYPNPFSSRTRIVYVMDADGPVKFIVRNAQGRLVQELATMDALAGENYLDYEQIAWQVAGGVYILQMTTDAGTYYHMMTVMK, encoded by the coding sequence ATGCAGATTCCAATCGCCCGTACCATAGTCGTCCGCTCTTTCGCTGTCCTAGGGATTCTCCTTTGGTCGGCAGCATCCTTGTTTGCTCAAAATGAGATCACCGTTCCCCAGAACACCGAGATCGCTGTAGGTCAGCGCCTCACTGTTGCCGTTATCGGTACGCTCGATGTAGGGGGCTCGATAGAGGTTACCTTCCGCTACGATCCATCGGTGATGCGCATCGTTGGTGCAAACGGGGGTGATGGGTATGGGCTACGGTGTTTCCCTCTCGATGTTCTTGAGAATTCGGTTGAGTCTGCGAGTTCGGCAGTATTCACCGTTCTCTGTCCATTCAGTGTATCGATTGCCAATGACACTCTCGTGACATTGGAGATCGAAGGGGTGGGCGGAGAGGATACCGTTGGGTTCCTCCGTACAGATCGAGTGGTCGCAAATGGCCTGGAACTCACAAATGTTGCCTTCAATACAGGCACGGTGATCCGAACCGGCGGAGTTACCGCCCGACAAGTCGTCAAAGAGGGGATCACGGGGAACTATCCTAATCCCTTTTCATCACGCACACGAATCGTCTATGTGATGGACGCAGACGGGCCGGTGAAATTCATTGTGAGGAATGCTCAGGGCAGACTTGTGCAAGAGCTTGCAACGATGGACGCACTCGCCGGCGAGAACTACCTTGACTACGAACAGATAGCCTGGCAGGTGGCCGGCGGGGTCTATATCCTCCAAATGACAACCGATGCAGGCACGTACTATCATATGATGACGGTGATGAAATGA
- a CDS encoding acyltransferase: protein MKNDSLGTERSVPEFCSVLGMSLTYRGALTQPLQRDAATRDGRRSKSTHTVVPDGRLYALDLARFLAMLFMMQGHVLDTLVSPAVIDITQAPWNIWHWIRGLTAPVFLMVSGAVHVFATKRDAHGRVREDVMGKRIRWAITIMGLGYLMFFPANRIWDLPFLTASSWKAFLAVNILQLTGVTLLVFVLTMGSTRSIAEMGKRGLFTALGILAATPLMKLPLIESNVPSWLAPYISAAQGSLFPFFPFGSYLFFGVVLGAYLHSVPKEHRDDQLKRVGIRVGAVIATLALILHHVLLANGVAENILESSESVLLVVRRLGIVMMIFSGSVVVLQHTYRLRNWYVLFGTRSLYIYVIHLVLLFGTPWWDGIGRTSFRSFGLAGGLVMMVSIMVSTLILAWAIDAYERSHIRSEIKATLRYSSLALLAYLLLV, encoded by the coding sequence GTGAAAAACGATTCATTGGGTACTGAGAGAAGTGTTCCTGAGTTTTGCAGTGTGTTAGGAATGTCTCTCACATATCGTGGTGCTCTCACTCAGCCGCTTCAGCGTGATGCGGCAACGAGGGATGGGCGTCGGTCGAAGTCGACACATACAGTTGTGCCGGACGGCAGACTCTATGCACTAGACCTGGCGAGATTCCTTGCAATGCTCTTCATGATGCAAGGGCACGTCCTTGACACACTTGTCTCGCCGGCTGTGATCGACATAACACAAGCCCCTTGGAATATTTGGCATTGGATACGTGGACTCACCGCACCAGTGTTTCTTATGGTGTCTGGTGCCGTGCATGTATTTGCAACAAAGCGCGACGCTCATGGTCGTGTTCGCGAGGATGTGATGGGGAAACGCATCCGATGGGCGATCACGATCATGGGTCTCGGCTATCTGATGTTCTTCCCTGCCAATCGCATATGGGATCTGCCGTTTCTTACGGCCTCAAGTTGGAAAGCCTTCCTTGCTGTGAATATCCTTCAGCTCACGGGCGTGACGTTGCTTGTATTTGTTCTAACGATGGGCAGTACACGTTCCATTGCCGAAATGGGAAAGAGGGGGCTCTTCACCGCACTTGGCATTCTAGCGGCAACACCGTTAATGAAACTCCCGCTCATTGAAAGCAATGTGCCGAGCTGGCTGGCTCCATACATCAGTGCTGCACAAGGCTCGTTGTTTCCATTCTTCCCGTTCGGCTCCTACCTTTTCTTCGGTGTTGTTTTGGGGGCCTACTTGCACAGTGTTCCCAAGGAACATCGAGACGATCAGCTAAAGCGTGTTGGTATACGTGTAGGTGCGGTGATCGCTACGTTGGCACTCATTCTCCATCATGTGTTGCTTGCCAATGGTGTGGCAGAGAACATTCTTGAGTCATCGGAAAGTGTACTGCTTGTCGTGCGCAGACTCGGGATCGTCATGATGATCTTCAGCGGAAGTGTTGTTGTGCTGCAACACACGTATAGGCTCCGCAATTGGTACGTGCTCTTTGGAACACGATCACTCTATATCTACGTGATCCATCTTGTTCTGCTTTTCGGCACACCATGGTGGGACGGTATTGGTCGTACGTCCTTCCGCTCATTTGGTCTCGCCGGTGGCCTCGTGATGATGGTCTCTATCATGGTGAGCACGCTCATCCTTGCATGGGCTATCGATGCATACGAGCGCTCTCACATCCGAAGTGAGATCAAGGCAACCCTACGCTACAGCAGCCTCGCCCTCCTCGCCTACCTCCTTCTCGTCTAG
- a CDS encoding IgGFc-binding protein produces MRSVILVLMLMLGCLALPAREADYITKNSEGREFWLCFMKNFREAGQRDPQNRQEALRLQLFLTSSFDATVRIEIEEIQYDNTITIKANTVVNVQIPARAQVRAVETGERLAVHVTADTSISVYGLNSRFQTTDTFLGLPVSVLGTEYRAVGYTKLASDLLSAVSIVATEDETEVTIVPTVATSTGRPAGRPFTARLRKGDVYTIGARWESIGACDLTGTSITSNKKIAVFSGHNCAYVPPKVEACNHLVEQLPPVSAWGKHYYLGMLKERSKYTYRVIASQDQTKVFEDSKLVAVMKAGEFYENLNLTRHVQVTADKPVLVAQFAQGFKNGDSVGDPMMILVSPTQQFLQNYRIATPISGDWHHYINVVAPTGSIDQIRLNGRRIDSMLFVVLGESRYSIAQVPIPFGSHVIKSDTPFGLYSYGFGFRADAYDAYGNMAGQSFFELNKLVDSLAPQADGKRVRDDYIITIRDDRPMDKGIKSVKVLVATGLDAQIPKIEEGAPQVAIRIKQSVGGQAGRVVLRTQDVAGNTSDFTICYVFDSRSERYTFIISEGTDAICASEGAWMVGAYISAGTTFHEVNASFASVPSAQVPFNTQSQGTSWGGGLLLARRMTQDIVLSGRLAMTSLGGTLLSPDSTITTVFDSSSRSFVPYQEGTTLSVSAPYLHLGAGVEWFPHRYFYLTTGLQLTMPMGSSVTVQRAILRPSNWQFAQGSTPQTIAPESLEELNAIQLGIFGGVGISYPVTFRISVFGEAMFTTWLGDVATPGPWTIQRFGLNFGARYRW; encoded by the coding sequence ATGAGATCCGTCATCCTTGTTCTGATGCTGATGCTGGGATGCCTTGCACTTCCGGCGCGTGAAGCGGACTATATCACCAAGAATTCCGAAGGACGAGAGTTCTGGCTCTGCTTCATGAAAAACTTCCGTGAAGCGGGCCAACGAGATCCGCAAAATCGACAGGAAGCTCTGCGTTTACAGCTCTTCCTTACGAGCAGCTTTGATGCCACGGTCCGTATTGAGATCGAAGAGATTCAATATGACAACACGATTACGATCAAGGCGAATACGGTTGTGAATGTGCAGATCCCGGCGCGTGCGCAAGTAAGGGCTGTAGAAACAGGTGAGCGCCTGGCTGTGCACGTTACCGCAGATACCTCGATCAGTGTCTACGGTTTGAATAGCCGATTCCAAACAACAGACACCTTCCTCGGACTCCCGGTAAGCGTGCTGGGTACGGAATACCGTGCCGTTGGATATACGAAGCTTGCCTCAGACCTTCTCTCTGCGGTCTCCATTGTGGCAACCGAAGACGAAACCGAGGTAACGATCGTACCAACAGTGGCAACGTCAACCGGACGTCCTGCCGGACGCCCCTTCACCGCTCGATTGCGAAAGGGAGACGTTTACACCATTGGTGCTCGATGGGAATCCATCGGTGCGTGCGATCTCACAGGAACATCGATCACCTCAAATAAGAAGATCGCCGTATTCAGCGGTCATAATTGTGCCTACGTTCCGCCCAAAGTCGAAGCATGTAACCACCTTGTTGAACAGCTTCCGCCGGTTTCTGCCTGGGGCAAACACTACTATTTGGGCATGCTGAAGGAACGTTCCAAATACACCTACCGAGTGATCGCATCTCAGGATCAGACAAAGGTCTTTGAGGACTCAAAGCTTGTTGCTGTGATGAAGGCAGGTGAGTTCTATGAGAATCTCAACCTCACAAGACACGTGCAGGTAACGGCAGACAAACCGGTTCTTGTTGCCCAGTTTGCGCAAGGCTTTAAGAATGGAGACAGCGTTGGGGATCCGATGATGATCCTCGTGAGCCCAACGCAACAGTTCCTTCAGAACTATCGGATCGCCACTCCGATCAGTGGAGATTGGCACCACTATATCAATGTGGTTGCACCAACGGGATCGATCGATCAGATCAGGCTCAATGGCCGCCGCATCGACTCGATGTTGTTCGTTGTCCTCGGAGAGAGTCGCTACTCCATCGCACAAGTGCCAATTCCGTTCGGCTCACATGTTATCAAAAGCGATACGCCATTCGGCCTCTACTCCTACGGGTTCGGTTTCCGAGCGGATGCCTACGACGCCTACGGGAATATGGCCGGACAATCATTCTTTGAATTGAACAAACTGGTGGACTCGCTTGCACCACAGGCCGATGGAAAGCGCGTTCGAGATGACTACATCATTACCATTCGTGATGACCGTCCGATGGACAAGGGTATCAAGAGCGTGAAGGTGCTTGTTGCTACCGGACTTGATGCACAGATCCCAAAGATCGAAGAGGGGGCTCCTCAGGTTGCCATCCGTATCAAGCAATCCGTTGGCGGTCAGGCAGGACGTGTAGTGCTCCGCACACAGGATGTTGCCGGAAATACCAGTGACTTTACGATCTGTTATGTCTTTGACAGTAGGAGCGAACGGTATACCTTCATCATCAGTGAAGGCACAGATGCCATTTGCGCGTCAGAAGGTGCATGGATGGTGGGAGCATACATTTCAGCGGGCACTACATTCCACGAAGTGAACGCATCATTTGCATCTGTTCCATCTGCACAAGTTCCGTTCAATACCCAGTCACAAGGAACAAGCTGGGGCGGTGGACTTCTCCTTGCGCGCCGCATGACGCAGGACATCGTTCTGTCCGGTCGCCTGGCTATGACGTCGCTTGGTGGAACGTTGCTCTCACCGGACAGTACGATCACAACGGTTTTTGATTCATCGTCGAGGTCCTTTGTACCGTATCAAGAAGGGACCACCTTGTCAGTGAGTGCCCCCTACCTCCATCTTGGTGCCGGTGTTGAGTGGTTCCCGCACAGATATTTCTACTTGACAACGGGGCTCCAGCTCACGATGCCGATGGGGTCGAGCGTTACAGTACAACGTGCGATCCTTCGACCAAGCAATTGGCAGTTTGCACAAGGCTCAACGCCGCAGACCATAGCACCGGAGTCCCTCGAAGAACTCAATGCCATTCAGCTTGGGATCTTTGGTGGCGTAGGGATCTCCTATCCCGTCACCTTCCGCATCTCCGTCTTTGGCGAGGCCATGTTCACAACGTGGTTGGGAGATGTGGCTACACCTGGTCCATGGACCATTCAGCGGTTCGGCTTGAATTTTGGTGCCAGATATCGCTGGTAG
- a CDS encoding phytoene desaturase produces MKVIVVGSGFGGLTAAIRLQAKGFEVEIVEKLDKPGGRAYVYEQEGFVFDGGPTIITAPWLIHDLFTLCGKRTEDYVNLVPIDPFCNVRFQDGTIFRYNGKREEVLEQIKRFEPRDVAGYQRFYDKTEAIFKTGFDLIDQPFTHFTDMLKVLPDLIRLRSDRSVAGFVNRYIRDPRLRQVFSFHPLLVGGNPFQTTSIYALIHKLEQEWGVWFAMGGTGALVKAMVKLFMDIGGTIRYRSEVAQILLTQNGSERPRAQGVQLANGETLTADVVVCNGDVARSYLTLIPEQYRKHNTDKRITSMRYSMSLFVIYFGTNKQYPNMAHHEILMGPRYKDLVEDIFTKKILSDDFSLYLHRPTATDPSLAPPGCDSWYVLSPVPHLESGTDWTTMKKIYRDRIMNELEKRYMPDLQKHIVTEHIIDPVHFRDTLNSHLGSAFSVEPILTQSAWWRPHNKSEDIESLYFVGAGTHPGAGLPGVMSSGTIASRMIAHDAVASAQ; encoded by the coding sequence GTGAAGGTCATCGTTGTTGGAAGTGGTTTTGGTGGGCTTACAGCTGCTATCCGTCTGCAAGCCAAAGGGTTTGAGGTGGAGATCGTTGAGAAGCTCGACAAACCCGGCGGACGGGCCTATGTGTACGAGCAGGAGGGCTTTGTCTTTGATGGAGGCCCAACGATCATTACAGCACCATGGCTGATCCACGACCTGTTTACGCTTTGTGGCAAGCGCACAGAGGACTACGTAAACCTTGTGCCGATCGACCCGTTCTGCAACGTCAGATTCCAAGACGGCACGATCTTCCGCTACAACGGTAAGCGCGAGGAAGTGCTTGAGCAGATAAAGAGATTCGAGCCGCGCGACGTGGCCGGGTATCAGCGGTTCTACGATAAAACTGAGGCCATCTTCAAGACGGGATTCGATCTCATCGATCAACCGTTCACACACTTCACGGATATGCTCAAGGTTCTGCCGGATCTCATCCGACTCCGCTCGGACCGCAGCGTGGCAGGATTCGTCAACCGATACATCAGAGACCCTCGACTTCGTCAGGTGTTCTCGTTCCACCCCCTCCTTGTGGGTGGAAATCCATTCCAGACCACAAGTATCTATGCACTCATCCACAAACTCGAGCAGGAATGGGGCGTGTGGTTTGCAATGGGTGGCACGGGCGCTCTCGTGAAAGCAATGGTGAAGCTCTTCATGGATATTGGTGGGACCATCCGATACCGATCAGAGGTTGCTCAGATCCTTCTCACTCAGAACGGATCCGAGAGACCTCGAGCCCAAGGTGTTCAATTGGCAAATGGTGAAACACTCACGGCCGACGTGGTAGTATGCAACGGTGATGTTGCACGATCCTACCTTACACTCATTCCTGAACAGTATCGGAAGCACAACACCGACAAACGGATCACGTCGATGCGATACTCGATGTCACTTTTTGTGATCTACTTCGGTACCAACAAACAGTATCCGAACATGGCGCATCACGAGATCCTAATGGGTCCACGCTATAAGGATCTTGTAGAAGACATCTTTACAAAGAAAATTCTCTCCGATGATTTCTCTCTCTACCTGCATCGGCCAACGGCTACTGATCCCTCACTCGCTCCTCCCGGTTGTGATTCATGGTATGTACTCTCACCCGTTCCACATCTGGAATCGGGCACGGATTGGACAACGATGAAGAAGATCTATCGCGACCGCATCATGAATGAGCTTGAGAAGCGGTACATGCCGGATCTGCAGAAGCATATCGTAACTGAGCATATCATTGATCCAGTACACTTCCGCGATACACTGAATTCTCATCTTGGAAGTGCATTCTCCGTTGAGCCGATCCTCACGCAAAGCGCTTGGTGGCGTCCGCACAACAAGAGTGAGGATATCGAATCGCTCTATTTTGTCGGAGCCGGAACTCACCCTGGTGCAGGCCTTCCCGGCGTAATGAGCAGCGGGACCATCGCTTCGCGGATGATCGCCCACGATGCGGTTGCGTCAGCTCAGTAA
- a CDS encoding heme exporter protein CcmB, producing MPSPFPWIAVVAKDLRSEIRTRYGLTAVALFVVTAVSLVAFASADEPMPRPIAAGVLWVVMFFTSMTGLGRGFVSEEERGTSLYLRLSARPMSVFWGKLLGNVILATGSNIAVVILFLSLMTSVHVGSPWALLLVTLVGSIGLATVVTITSAIVAKAGTRNALLPILSFPVLLPLVMPGIGATLSAMAGLSVADLMPDLLLMMSHTGIVVVVSALVFEVIWCD from the coding sequence ATGCCAAGCCCCTTCCCATGGATCGCCGTTGTTGCGAAAGATCTGCGTAGCGAGATCCGGACCCGTTATGGTCTGACCGCTGTTGCGCTGTTTGTGGTGACCGCGGTGTCTCTTGTTGCGTTTGCAAGCGCAGACGAGCCAATGCCGAGACCTATCGCTGCAGGTGTCCTCTGGGTCGTGATGTTCTTTACATCCATGACCGGGCTCGGAAGAGGTTTTGTGAGCGAGGAAGAACGGGGCACATCGTTGTATCTCCGTCTCAGTGCCCGACCAATGTCTGTGTTCTGGGGTAAACTTCTTGGAAACGTGATCCTAGCTACGGGGTCTAACATCGCAGTGGTGATCCTGTTCCTGTCTCTAATGACGTCTGTGCATGTTGGTTCACCGTGGGCTCTGTTGCTGGTGACACTTGTTGGCAGTATCGGTCTTGCAACAGTGGTAACGATCACATCGGCCATCGTGGCAAAGGCAGGGACTCGAAATGCCCTGCTACCGATCCTCTCCTTCCCTGTGTTGCTTCCATTGGTGATGCCCGGGATCGGTGCAACACTCTCGGCAATGGCCGGACTCTCCGTGGCTGATCTCATGCCGGACCTTCTGCTCATGATGAGCCATACCGGTATCGTTGTGGTTGTTTCCGCATTGGTGTTTGAGGTCATCTGGTGCGACTGA